The following proteins come from a genomic window of Candidatus Saccharibacteria bacterium oral taxon 488:
- a CDS encoding ATP synthase F0 subunit C → MKELAFALTYAIPAALAAIGAGIVGAAAMNAAGRNPEKINDLRTMMILGISFIDALAIIGFVAAIVGKVM, encoded by the coding sequence ATGAAAGAATTAGCATTTGCACTCACCTACGCCATCCCGGCTGCGCTGGCAGCGATCGGCGCTGGTATCGTCGGCGCGGCAGCGATGAACGCGGCTGGCCGCAACCCAGAGAAAATTAACGATCTACGCACCATGATGATCCTCGGTATTTCGTTCATCGACGCCCTAGCGATCATCGGTTTCGTGGCGGCTATCGTCGGCAAAGTTATGTAA
- the atpF gene encoding F0F1 ATP synthase subunit B, with protein METILTQFASAEAHTAEKADLFSSLGIDWKLLMLQTVAFLILLVILRKWVYPPLAAMLDKREKDMRTAEKAAQSARDNADKAEKMTNELMRKARAEASDIVAAAREEAASVVEQAAAKATAKSETIVSAAQAEIAKEVEQAKKALHNETLELVAEATGKVLNEKVDAKTDATLIATAVKEVA; from the coding sequence GTGGAGACTATATTGACACAATTTGCGAGTGCCGAAGCGCACACGGCCGAAAAGGCTGACTTGTTCAGTTCGCTGGGTATTGACTGGAAGCTGCTGATGTTACAAACGGTGGCGTTTCTAATCTTGCTAGTGATTCTCCGCAAGTGGGTGTATCCGCCACTGGCAGCGATGCTCGACAAGCGCGAAAAAGACATGCGCACAGCCGAAAAGGCGGCGCAGTCGGCGCGTGATAACGCTGATAAGGCTGAAAAAATGACCAACGAGTTGATGCGAAAAGCTCGGGCGGAGGCCAGTGATATCGTGGCGGCAGCGCGCGAGGAGGCGGCCTCGGTCGTCGAGCAAGCTGCGGCTAAGGCGACTGCCAAGTCTGAGACCATCGTTAGCGCGGCGCAGGCGGAAATTGCTAAGGAAGTTGAGCAGGCCAAGAAAGCATTGCACAATGAAACGCTGGAGTTGGTGGCTGAGGCAACTGGCAAGGTTTTGAACGAAAAGGTTGATGCTAAGACAGACGCCACGCTGATCGCAACTGCGGTCAAGGAGGTTGCCTGA
- a CDS encoding F0F1 ATP synthase subunit delta, giving the protein MARTLRRKLAQHAAERLLKGDAAVIDELAALIVHERREREVDLLVQDIEAKLAERGMIVATVESATPLDAATKDAIKRLLSSNSGMESLTSVEGRSAARASGKDARSEARVPEADGSDHAAQHVELPDTEVPSDRIVQVRLREIIRSELIGGVKITTPTQVMDATIAKKLNDLRAKKI; this is encoded by the coding sequence ATGGCGCGGACGCTTCGGCGAAAGTTGGCGCAGCATGCGGCCGAGCGGTTGCTCAAGGGCGACGCAGCAGTGATTGATGAGCTAGCGGCGCTGATCGTCCACGAGCGGCGCGAGCGAGAGGTTGATCTGTTGGTGCAGGATATTGAGGCGAAATTGGCTGAGCGCGGGATGATTGTGGCGACGGTGGAAAGCGCAACACCGCTGGACGCGGCGACAAAGGATGCGATTAAACGACTACTATCATCTAACTCGGGTATGGAGTCGCTGACATCTGTAGAGGGTCGCTCTGCAGCCCGAGCGTCCGGAAAGGACGCCCGGAGCGAAGCCCGCGTACCCGAAGCAGATGGTAGCGACCACGCCGCTCAGCATGTCGAACTTCCTGATACGGAAGTTCCGAGCGACCGCATCGTTCAGGTGCGCCTGCGCGAAATCATCCGTTCCGAGTTGATCGGCGGGGTGAAGATTACCACGCCGACTCAAGTGATGGACGCGACAATTGCCAAGAAACTAAACGACTTGCGGGCGAAGAAAATCTAG
- a CDS encoding F0F1 ATP synthase subunit alpha: MSKIDVTELAKSLREKIAQLEATEGLEDAGVVIRVGDGVAWVHGLSKAGYSEVLEIETDGGVVEAFALNLMEDEIGAVILGGEEKVKAGASVHRKGAVLDVPVGEELLGRVVDPLGRPLDGGPAIKTKQRGLIERPAIGVMGRKSVHEPLMTGIMSIDAMFPIGRGQRELIIGDRQTGKTAIAIDTMINQARQKTGVVNVYVAIGQKLSKIARLVDRLKEEGVMEQTIVVATSPSDAASLLYLAPYAGTAMGEYFRDNGGHALMIYDDLTKHAVAYRQMSLLLRRPPGREAYPGDVFYLHSRLLERSAKLSDELGAGSLTALPIIETQAGDISAYIPTNVISITDGQIFLETDLFYQGIRPAISAGLSVSRVGGAAQTKAVKSVGGNLKLGLSQFRELASFAQFGSDLDDATKAQIDRGQRLTELLKQPQYQPMSVWEQFVSIHAVTSGAFDDVPVAKIKEAQAALLTQLWKNNKDAMRELNKGAKPTDEQLQVIDEATQVAAKGFEE; the protein is encoded by the coding sequence ATGAGCAAGATTGATGTGACAGAACTAGCCAAAAGCCTGCGGGAAAAAATCGCGCAGCTGGAGGCGACGGAAGGACTAGAGGACGCTGGTGTGGTCATCCGCGTCGGCGACGGCGTGGCGTGGGTGCACGGCCTCAGTAAAGCTGGCTACAGCGAAGTGCTAGAAATTGAGACTGATGGCGGCGTGGTGGAGGCGTTTGCGCTGAACTTGATGGAAGATGAAATCGGTGCGGTGATTCTCGGCGGCGAGGAGAAGGTCAAAGCTGGCGCCAGCGTTCACCGCAAGGGTGCGGTGCTGGATGTACCAGTTGGCGAGGAGCTGCTTGGCCGGGTGGTTGACCCGCTGGGTCGGCCGCTTGATGGTGGACCAGCTATCAAGACGAAGCAACGCGGGCTGATTGAGCGCCCAGCCATCGGCGTGATGGGCCGTAAGTCGGTGCATGAGCCGCTGATGACCGGTATCATGTCAATTGACGCCATGTTCCCGATCGGTCGCGGGCAGCGTGAGCTGATCATCGGTGACCGTCAGACGGGAAAGACGGCGATTGCTATCGACACCATGATCAACCAGGCACGGCAAAAGACCGGTGTGGTCAACGTCTACGTGGCGATTGGACAGAAATTATCAAAGATTGCCCGGCTGGTTGACCGCTTGAAAGAAGAAGGCGTGATGGAGCAAACCATCGTGGTGGCGACCAGCCCGTCGGATGCGGCTTCCCTGCTGTACCTGGCGCCGTACGCTGGTACGGCCATGGGTGAATATTTCCGTGACAACGGTGGCCACGCACTGATGATTTATGACGATTTGACCAAGCACGCCGTGGCTTACCGCCAGATGTCGCTCTTGCTCCGTCGTCCACCGGGACGCGAGGCGTATCCTGGTGATGTGTTCTACCTGCACTCTCGCCTGCTCGAGCGTTCAGCCAAGTTGTCGGACGAGTTGGGTGCTGGTTCATTGACTGCTCTGCCAATCATCGAGACGCAGGCTGGCGACATCTCGGCGTATATTCCAACCAACGTGATTTCCATCACTGACGGTCAGATTTTCCTGGAGACTGACCTGTTCTATCAGGGCATCCGCCCAGCCATCTCTGCTGGTCTATCGGTTTCCCGTGTCGGTGGTGCTGCTCAGACGAAGGCGGTTAAATCGGTCGGTGGTAACTTGAAATTGGGCTTAAGCCAGTTCCGTGAGCTGGCTAGTTTCGCTCAGTTTGGTTCGGACCTGGATGATGCGACCAAGGCGCAAATCGATCGCGGCCAACGTCTGACTGAGCTACTGAAGCAGCCACAGTACCAGCCGATGAGCGTCTGGGAGCAATTTGTCAGTATTCATGCGGTGACTAGCGGCGCGTTTGACGACGTGCCAGTCGCTAAGATCAAGGAAGCGCAGGCTGCCCTATTGACACAACTTTGGAAAAATAATAAAGACGCAATGCGTGAACTTAATAAGGGTGCCAAACCGACTGACGAGCAGCTCCAGGTCATCGACGAGGCAACCCAAGTGGCAGCGAAAGGGTTCGAGGAGTAA